The Nitrospira sp. genome window below encodes:
- the iscX gene encoding Fe-S cluster assembly protein IscX — MDLKWQDAEEIAIRLVEEHPEADPLTVRFTDMHAWVVALSEFRDDPKKSNEKILETIQMAWHEEYQDSKS; from the coding sequence ATGGACCTGAAGTGGCAAGATGCCGAAGAGATCGCCATCCGGCTGGTAGAAGAACACCCTGAGGCGGATCCCCTCACGGTACGCTTTACCGACATGCATGCCTGGGTCGTTGCGCTGTCGGAATTTCGGGACGATCCCAAGAAGTCGAACGAGAAGATTCTGGAGACGATTCAGATGGCTTGGCACGAGGAATATCAAGATTCGAAGTCATAG